A window of the Tenebrio molitor chromosome 1, icTenMoli1.1, whole genome shotgun sequence genome harbors these coding sequences:
- the LOC138141518 gene encoding facilitated trehalose transporter Tret1-like isoform X1 — protein sequence MSGLLEDQPQESAPQEIPADEELAPKVRVTKKLRKNNIVPQLLATGIVSWLDILVGYASAYSSPAESTMIRDLNLTKSEASWISSLLPMGALVSSLTGGPAVEFLGRKKTLIVADTIFLLAWSINYFSRNYWSMYASRILSGCSVGITSFALPVYLAETLQPKIRGRLGLFPTAFGNFGILICFISGSFVEWRGLAGIGALLSIPFLVAIWIVPETPRWYISKKKNRRARVSLQWLRGSKCDVTKEIEELQYVKNNDKATFARWHLKVFMIVLGLMFFQQFSGINAVIFYTTKIFEKSGSFLDASVCTAIIGIVNFVSTFLAAVVVDKLGRKVLMYVSCTIMAFMLAILGVYFFLLDVKHMDLKLVEWLPLSCFILYVLGFSFGMGPIPWLMMGEILPATIRGQAASMAAAFNWTCTFVITKTFPLFVDSVGAHYAFWFFSVIMICSLVFLKLFVPETKKRTLEDIERILSAN from the coding sequence ATGAGTGGATTGTTGGAAGACCAGCCTCAGGAGAGCGCCCCCCAGGAAATCCCTGCCGATGAAGAGCTTGCACCCAAAGTACGCGTGACGAAAAAGCTGCGAAAAAACAACATCGTCCCTCAGCTGCTCGCCACGGGGATTGTCTCATGGCTGGACATCCTGGTGGGGTACGCGTCGGCATACTCGTCTCCGGCCGAATCGACGATGATTCGAGATCTGAACTTGACGAAGAGCGAAGCGTCTTGGATCAGCAGCCTCCTCCCGATGGGCGCTCTGGTGAGCAGCCTCACTGGAGGCCCCGCCGTCGAGTTCTTGGGCCGAAAGAAGACCCTCATAGTGGCCGACACAATATTTTTGCTCGCCTGGTCGATTAATTACTTTTCCCGGAATTATTGGTCTATGTACGCGAGCAGAATCCTGAGCGGATGCAGCGTGGGCATCACTTCCTTTGCTCTTCCTGTATATTTAGCGGAAACCCTGCAACCTAAAATAAGAGGCAGATTGGGTCTTTTTCCCACCGCATTCGGCAATTTTGGCATTTTAATCTGCTTTATCTCGGGTAGTTTTGTCGAATGGAGGGGATTGGCTGGAATTGGCGCGCTTTTGTCGATTCCGTTTCTGGTGGCGATATGGATCGTTCCGGAGACGCCCAGATGGTACATCTCGAAGAAGAAGAATCGGAGGGCGAGAGTGTCACTCCAGTGGCTGAGAGGGAGCAAGTGCGACGTCACCAAAGAGATCGAAGAGCTTCAGTACGTCAAGAATAACGACAAAGCGACGTTCGCGAGGTGGCACTTGAAGGTGTTCATGATAGTTTTGGGCTTGATGTTTTTCCAACAGTTCAGCGGCATCAACGCCGTCATCTTCTACACGacgaaaattttcgaaaaatcggGCTCGTTCCTGGACGCGTCCGTCTGCACGGCCATCATCGGCATCGTCAACTTCGTCTCGACGTTCCTCGCGGCCGTCGTAGTCGACAAGTTGGGGCGGAAGGTACTCATGTACGTGTCCTGTACCATCATGGCCTTCATGTTGGCAATATTAGGGGTTTACTTCTTTTTATTGGACGTTAAGCACATGGACCTGAAGTTAGTAGAGTGGCTGCCTCTGTCGTGTTTCATTTTGTATGTCTTAGGGTTTTCTTTCGGCATGGGACCCATCCCCTGGCTCATGATGGGGGAGATTCTTCCGGCGACGATAAGGGGCCAGGCGGCTTCCATGGCGGCAGCGTTCAACTGGACTTGCACTTTCGTCATCACCAAAACGTTTCCGCTCTTTGTAGATTCAGTAGGCGCGCACTACGCCTTCTGGTTCTTCTCCGTGATTATGATTTGCTCACTGGTGTTCCTGAAGCTGTTCGTACCGGAAACGAAGAAGCGGACACTGGAGGACATAGAGAGAATATTGTCTGCTAATTAG
- the LOC138141518 gene encoding facilitated trehalose transporter Tret1-like isoform X2, which produces MSGLLEDQPQESAPQEIPADEELAPKVRVTKKLRKNNIVPQLLATGIVSWLDILVGYASAYSSPAESTMIRDLNLTKSEASWISSLLPMGALVSSLTGGPAVEFLGRKKTLIVADTIFLLAWSINYFSRNYWSMYASRILSGCSVGITSFALPVYLAETLQPKIRGRLGLFPTAFGNFGILICFISGSFVEWRGLAGIGALLSIPFLVAIWIVPETPRWYISKKKNRRARVSLQWLRGSKCDVTKEIEELQYVKNNDKATFARWHLKVFMIVLGLMFFQQFSGINAVIFYTTKIFEKSGSFLDASVCTAIIGIVNFVSTFLAAVVVDKLGRKVLMVFFRHGTHPLAHDGGDSSGDDKGPGGFHGGSVQLDLHFRHHQNVSALCRFSRRALRLLVLLRDYDLLTGVPEAVRTGNEEADTGGHRENIVC; this is translated from the exons ATGAGTGGATTGTTGGAAGACCAGCCTCAGGAGAGCGCCCCCCAGGAAATCCCTGCCGATGAAGAGCTTGCACCCAAAGTACGCGTGACGAAAAAGCTGCGAAAAAACAACATCGTCCCTCAGCTGCTCGCCACGGGGATTGTCTCATGGCTGGACATCCTGGTGGGGTACGCGTCGGCATACTCGTCTCCGGCCGAATCGACGATGATTCGAGATCTGAACTTGACGAAGAGCGAAGCGTCTTGGATCAGCAGCCTCCTCCCGATGGGCGCTCTGGTGAGCAGCCTCACTGGAGGCCCCGCCGTCGAGTTCTTGGGCCGAAAGAAGACCCTCATAGTGGCCGACACAATATTTTTGCTCGCCTGGTCGATTAATTACTTTTCCCGGAATTATTGGTCTATGTACGCGAGCAGAATCCTGAGCGGATGCAGCGTGGGCATCACTTCCTTTGCTCTTCCTGTATATTTAGCGGAAACCCTGCAACCTAAAATAAGAGGCAGATTGGGTCTTTTTCCCACCGCATTCGGCAATTTTGGCATTTTAATCTGCTTTATCTCGGGTAGTTTTGTCGAATGGAGGGGATTGGCTGGAATTGGCGCGCTTTTGTCGATTCCGTTTCTGGTGGCGATATGGATCGTTCCGGAGACGCCCAGATGGTACATCTCGAAGAAGAAGAATCGGAGGGCGAGAGTGTCACTCCAGTGGCTGAGAGGGAGCAAGTGCGACGTCACCAAAGAGATCGAAGAGCTTCAGTACGTCAAGAATAACGACAAAGCGACGTTCGCGAGGTGGCACTTGAAGGTGTTCATGATAGTTTTGGGCTTGATGTTTTTCCAACAGTTCAGCGGCATCAACGCCGTCATCTTCTACACGacgaaaattttcgaaaaatcggGCTCGTTCCTGGACGCGTCCGTCTGCACGGCCATCATCGGCATCGTCAACTTCGTCTCGACGTTCCTCGCGGCCGTCGTAGTCGACAAGTTGGGGCGGAAGGTACTCAT GGTTTTCTTTCGGCATGGGACCCATCCCCTGGCTCATGATGGGGGAGATTCTTCCGGCGACGATAAGGGGCCAGGCGGCTTCCATGGCGGCAGCGTTCAACTGGACTTGCACTTTCGTCATCACCAAAACGTTTCCGCTCTTTGTAGATTCAGTAGGCGCGCACTACGCCTTCTGGTTCTTCTCCGTGATTATGATTTGCTCACTGGTGTTCCTGAAGCTGTTCGTACCGGAAACGAAGAAGCGGACACTGGAGGACATAGAGAGAATATTGTCTGCTAA